One segment of Macrotis lagotis isolate mMagLag1 chromosome 1, bilby.v1.9.chrom.fasta, whole genome shotgun sequence DNA contains the following:
- the LOC141509523 gene encoding cytochrome P450 2B4-like yields the protein MDSGCLLLLAALLGLLLLLTRGPPASRRGRLPPGPRPLPFLGNLLQMDRHGLLKSFVALREKYGDVFTIYLGSRPVVILCGPEAVKEALVEKSEEFSGRGPIAMVDSVFQGQGVTFSNGNTWKTLRRFSLATLRDFGMGKRSIEERIQEEAQCMVEELRKSQGKLLDPTFLFHSITANIICSIVFGERFSYHDEKFQDLLNKFNDTFALSSSSWGQLYELFSGFLKFFPGPHWRAKNNLISINAFIADNVEKHKKSLDPNAPRDFIDVYLLRMEKEKGDIKTEFHYKNLILTVLSLFFAGTETTSTTLRYGCLFLLKYPRVAEKVQEEIDQVIGRDRAPELKDRAKMPYTDAVIHETQRFSDLMPMSVPHSVTKDTIFRGYLIPKDTEVYPLLSTVLNDPKHFDKPTAFDPNHFLDAQGSLKKNEAFIPFSSGKRVCLGEGIARMELFLFFTTILQNFSLSSSMSPADIDLTPRESGVGKLPPIYQLRFQPR from the exons TGGGGCTCCTGCTGCTCTTGACTCGGGGTCCCCCGGCTTCCCGGAGAGGCCGCCTCCCTCCAGGGCCGCGACCTTTGCCTTTCCTGGGGAATTTGCTGCAGATGGATCGTCACGGCCTCCTGAAATCCTTTGTGGCG CTTCGGGAAAAGTACGGGGATGTATTTACCATTTACCTGGGCTCCCGACCTGTGGTAATACTATGTGGACCTGAGGCTGTGAAGGAAGCCCTGGTGGAGAAGTCTGAGGAGTTCAGTGGCCGAGGACCCATTGCCATGGTTGATTCAGTGTTCCAAGGGCAGG GGGTTACCTTTTCCAATGGTAATACCTGGAAGACCTTGCGCAGATTCTCCTTGGCCACACTTCGGGATTTTGGGATGGGAAAAAGAAGCATTGAAGAACGCATCCAAGAGGAGGCCCAGTGCATGGTTGAGGAGCTCCGGAAATCCCAGG gAAAACTGTTGGACCCTACTTTCCTTTTCCACTCTATAACGGCCAACATTATCTGCTCCATTGTGTTTGGTGAACGTTTCTCCTATCATGATGAAAAGTTTCAGGACCTGTTGAACAAATTCAATGACACGTTTGCCCTTAGCAGCTCTTCCTGGGGTCAG CTGTATGAGCTCTTTTCAGGTTTCCTGAAATTCTTTCCTGGTCCTCATTGGCGTGCCAAAAACAACCTGATATCCATCAATGCCTTCATTGCTGATAATGtggagaaacataaaaagagcCTGGATCCCAATGCCCCCCGAGACTTCATTGATGTCTACCTGCTTCGGATGGAGAAG gAAAAAGGAGACATTAAAACTGAGTTCCACTACAAAAACCTCATCCTCACTGTCTTGTCACTCTTTTTTGCGGGCACTGAGACTACCAGTACCACCTTGCGCTATGGCTGCCTCTTTCTCCTCAAATACCCCAGGGTGGCAG AGAAAGTTCAGGAAGAGATTGACCAGGTGATTGGGAGGGACCGTGCTCCAGAGCTCAAAGATCGAGCCAAAATGCCCTACACTGATGCTGTCATTCATGAGACCCAGAGATTCAGTGACCTCATGCCCATGAGTGTGCCCCATTCTGTGACCAAGGACACTATCTTCAGGGGCTACCTCATTCCCAAG GACACTGAGGTCTACCCTCTTCTGAGCACAGTCCTGAATGATCCCAAGCACTTCGACAAACCCACTGCCTTTGACCCCAACCATTTCTTGGATGCTCAGGGATCTCTGAAGAAGAACGAGGcctttattcccttttcttcag GGAAGCGAGTCTGCCTGGGTGAGGGCATTGCCCGAATGGAgcttttcctcttcttcaccACCATCCTTCAGAACTTCTCACTGAGCTCCTCTATGTCTCCTGCTGACATTGACCTCACTCCTAGGGAGAGTGGAGTTGGTAAACTGCCTCCCATCTATCAGCTTCGATTCCAGCCTCGCTGA